Proteins from a single region of Apium graveolens cultivar Ventura chromosome 7, ASM990537v1, whole genome shotgun sequence:
- the LOC141670459 gene encoding NAC domain-containing protein 96-like, with product MLMDKSKVLPCSSGEHVDAKVVAEKEIGDNLPPGYYFLPSPSQLIELYLVQKILGLPMASDIVKIMDFVEHLDPNQLNLDEFKYSRDNEGYYITKKAERKMDEETTIKTTTGYWKETKSNSHVFNKDRQIAGYKNTFTFYQADGEETAWRLNEYTAIPDIVPLDALCDTVRAKVDEYVACKIRFKR from the exons ATGTTGATGGATAAATCTAAGGTTCTGCCATGTTCTTCCGGTGAACATGTTGATGCAAAAGTAGTAGCAGAAAAGGAGATTGGAGATAATCTGCCTCCAGGCTATTATTTTCTTCCTTCACCATCACAATTAATTGAACTATACTTAGTCCAAAAAATCTTGGGTCTCCCGATGGCGTCTGATATTGTCAAGATCATGGACTTTGTTGAGCATCTTGACCCCAATCAGCTTAATTTAG ATGAGTTCAAGTACAGCAGAGACAATGAGGGCTATTACATTACAAAAAAGGCAGAAAGAAAGATGGATGAGGAAACAACTATTAAGACAACAACTGGATATTGGAAGGAAACCAAATCAAATTCTCATGTTTTTAACAAAGATAGACAAATTGCCGGGTACAAAAATACTTTTACTTTTTACCAGGCAGATGGTGAAGAAACGGCTTGGAGATTGAACGAATACACAGCCATTCCCGATATCGTTCCACTTGATGCACTTTGTGACACTGTTCGAGCTAAG GTTGATGAATATGTAGCATGCAAAATTCGATTCAAAAGATAG